One genomic segment of Thiothrix subterranea includes these proteins:
- the traG gene encoding IncP-type conjugal transfer protein TraG, whose product MRGTTILWGQFIVAFIGAMIALQTATQFVAHKLGYQEALGEPAYHVFGTPCYWPWKYWAWLYQYDYYAKTVFFQGSLIIYGGVFAIFMVIVFMSVNRAKRNQHPDAYGTARWATLKDMKKAGVLVDEGIVLAQTHDRERTLLRHNGPEHCFVFAPTRSGKGVGIVIPTLLSWRASVLVYDMKRENWDITAGWRKQFSHVLRFEPTASFSVRFNPLLEVRKGENEVRDVQNIADILVDPDGSKDRMDHWEKTGHSLLVGAILHVLYAEPDKTLTGVAKFLSDPDRTFFKTLNHMLQCRHLGDRVHPVVASAARELLNKSENELSGVLSTAMSFLGLYRDPIISRNTAVSDFTIVDLMNAKNPVSLYIVVPPSDADRTRPLIRLMLNQIGRRLTESMGQDGKPHRHDLLMLLDEFPTLGRLTFFESELAYMAGYGIRALLIAQSLNQIEKAYGPNNSILDNSHIRVTYGTLDDRTAKRISEMLGTATENRRQTNYAGHRLAPWLGHVMVSEQESPRALLTPGEVLQFPANEALVMVGGNPPYRGLKVRYYEDRRFMNRARLPRPDAAEWQGKELKGLGLPSSWLHLPAPAVEPEQPSGANGNAASAGIAGGVVLEGEIQHNPEWGISVDDRQQPEKSKPKLEMDDGHQDAEKRKMRELEQQRTERNRQLGRQRAIEQSRQPSGGGMPL is encoded by the coding sequence ATGCGTGGCACCACCATCTTGTGGGGACAGTTCATCGTGGCCTTCATCGGAGCCATGATTGCCCTGCAAACTGCGACCCAGTTTGTGGCACATAAACTGGGGTATCAGGAGGCGCTGGGGGAGCCTGCCTACCATGTGTTCGGGACACCGTGTTACTGGCCATGGAAATATTGGGCATGGCTGTACCAGTACGACTATTATGCCAAGACCGTTTTCTTTCAGGGTTCCCTGATCATTTATGGCGGGGTGTTCGCCATTTTCATGGTGATTGTGTTCATGTCGGTGAACCGCGCCAAACGTAACCAACACCCGGATGCTTATGGCACTGCCCGTTGGGCAACACTGAAAGACATGAAAAAGGCGGGGGTGCTGGTGGACGAGGGGATTGTGCTGGCACAAACGCATGACCGTGAGCGCACCTTGTTACGGCACAATGGCCCGGAACACTGTTTTGTGTTTGCACCCACCCGCAGTGGTAAAGGAGTGGGGATTGTTATCCCGACCTTGCTAAGCTGGCGGGCATCGGTGCTGGTCTATGACATGAAACGCGAGAACTGGGACATTACCGCCGGTTGGCGCAAACAGTTTTCCCATGTACTGCGGTTTGAACCGACCGCTTCTTTTTCGGTGCGTTTCAATCCGTTGTTGGAAGTACGCAAAGGGGAAAATGAAGTCCGTGATGTGCAGAACATTGCCGACATCCTGGTGGATCCCGATGGCAGCAAGGATCGCATGGATCATTGGGAAAAGACCGGGCATTCCCTGCTAGTCGGGGCTATCCTGCACGTCCTTTATGCTGAACCGGACAAAACCCTGACGGGGGTAGCCAAGTTCCTGAGTGACCCTGACCGGACATTTTTCAAGACCCTGAACCACATGCTCCAATGCAGACATCTGGGTGACCGGGTACATCCAGTGGTGGCTTCTGCCGCCCGCGAGTTGCTGAACAAGAGTGAGAATGAGCTGTCCGGTGTTCTGTCCACGGCGATGAGTTTCTTGGGGCTATACCGTGACCCGATCATTTCCCGTAACACTGCCGTCAGCGACTTTACGATTGTTGACCTGATGAATGCCAAGAACCCGGTCAGCCTTTATATCGTTGTCCCGCCGAGTGATGCTGACCGTACCCGCCCGTTGATACGCCTGATGCTCAACCAGATAGGCCGCCGCCTGACGGAAAGCATGGGGCAGGATGGCAAACCGCACCGTCATGACTTGCTAATGTTGTTGGATGAGTTCCCGACCTTGGGACGCTTGACGTTTTTTGAAAGTGAGCTGGCCTACATGGCAGGTTACGGTATCCGCGCCTTGCTGATTGCGCAGTCCCTCAACCAGATTGAAAAAGCCTACGGGCCGAACAACTCCATTCTCGACAACAGCCATATCCGGGTCACTTACGGCACACTGGATGACCGCACCGCCAAACGTATCTCGGAAATGCTGGGGACGGCGACCGAAAACCGGCGGCAAACCAACTATGCGGGTCACCGGCTTGCACCTTGGCTGGGACACGTCATGGTCAGTGAACAGGAATCCCCGCGTGCCTTGCTGACACCGGGTGAAGTGCTACAGTTTCCGGCTAATGAAGCCTTGGTGATGGTGGGCGGAAACCCACCTTATCGGGGATTGAAGGTCAGGTACTACGAAGACAGGCGATTTATGAACAGGGCAAGGTTGCCACGCCCTGATGCCGCCGAATGGCAGGGAAAAGAACTCAAGGGGCTGGGTCTTCCCAGTTCCTGGTTACATCTGCCAGCCCCGGCAGTGGAGCCAGAGCAACCGTCAGGCGCTAACGGTAATGCTGCATCAGCGGGGATTGCTGGTGGTGTAGTGCTGGAGGGTGAAATCCAGCATAACCCGGAATGGGGAATATCTGTTGATGACCGGCAACAGCCAGAAAAATCAAAACCCAAGCTGGAAATGGATGATGGCCATCAGGATGCGGAAAAACGCAAAATGCGCGAACTGGAGCAGCAACGCACGGAACGCAACCGGCAACTGGGCAGGCAGCGGGCTATCGAACAATCACGCCAGCCGAGTGGGGGAGGGATGCCACTATGA
- a CDS encoding ribbon-helix-helix protein, CopG family: MSKPVPYAALNIRIQHDTKKRLEAYAAAKGQSQGSIVEAALREYLDDSSQATLILRELGRLRRGVGRMERNLDVMDAGLAGFVQMWLAYNPPLPGGQKEAAQAMAAERFDQFITFIQHQIRQHKTFIAQVAEDNLLKNEDIRALLDMEGEGKA; this comes from the coding sequence ATGAGTAAGCCAGTCCCTTATGCGGCTTTGAATATCAGGATACAGCACGATACCAAGAAACGATTGGAAGCCTATGCTGCTGCCAAAGGTCAATCACAGGGCAGTATTGTGGAGGCTGCCTTGCGTGAATACCTGGATGACTCCAGCCAGGCAACCCTGATCTTGCGGGAGCTGGGCAGGTTACGGCGTGGGGTAGGGCGGATGGAGCGCAACCTGGATGTCATGGACGCGGGTTTAGCGGGTTTTGTGCAGATGTGGCTGGCCTATAACCCACCGTTGCCGGGAGGGCAGAAAGAAGCAGCACAGGCCATGGCGGCAGAGCGGTTTGACCAGTTCATTACCTTTATCCAGCATCAGATCAGGCAACACAAGACTTTCATTGCCCAAGTGGCTGAAGACAACCTGTTAAAGAACGAGGACATCCGTGCTTTGCTGGACATGGAAGGGGAGGGCAAGGCATGA
- a CDS encoding ATPase, T2SS/T4P/T4SS family, which translates to MSESAKRRLDMLKSALGPITPWLEKDTITEIMLNPDGKVWVNEQGVGMYKTGIILNSEAANRIIRLIATEAGMEITPDKPSLAAKLPHWGARVQASIPPYSVDGPTFNFRLPARRIYTLDAYVGQGIMTPEQAETLKQAVQEKKNILVAGGTGSGKTTLVNALLHEIAGSNDRVVLIEDNLELQCPVENLVRKLVNPPELTLSKAIFDSLREYPSRIIVGEVRDRSAYDLISIWNTGHPGNICTIHASSAEDALHRLNRLAQQAQPQFDFMPEIRRMVGMVVHLAEDVRHPAKRRITKII; encoded by the coding sequence ATGAGCGAATCCGCCAAACGCCGTCTGGATATGCTCAAGTCAGCGCTGGGGCCGATTACACCCTGGCTGGAGAAAGACACCATTACCGAGATCATGCTCAACCCGGATGGCAAGGTGTGGGTGAATGAGCAGGGTGTGGGGATGTACAAAACCGGGATTATCCTCAATAGCGAAGCGGCTAACCGGATTATCCGGCTGATTGCGACCGAGGCAGGGATGGAAATCACCCCGGACAAGCCAAGCCTTGCCGCCAAACTTCCGCATTGGGGGGCAAGGGTGCAGGCATCCATCCCACCTTACAGTGTGGATGGGCCGACGTTCAACTTCCGATTGCCAGCTCGACGCATCTACACGCTGGACGCGTATGTGGGGCAGGGGATCATGACCCCAGAACAGGCAGAGACCCTGAAACAGGCCGTGCAGGAAAAGAAGAATATATTAGTGGCAGGTGGTACGGGTTCCGGCAAAACTACGCTGGTGAATGCCTTGCTGCATGAGATTGCGGGTTCCAATGACCGGGTGGTGTTGATTGAGGACAACCTGGAATTGCAGTGTCCTGTAGAGAATCTGGTAAGGAAGCTGGTCAATCCGCCGGAACTGACGCTTTCTAAAGCAATATTTGACTCGTTGCGGGAGTATCCGAGCCGGATTATTGTGGGGGAGGTACGTGATCGTAGTGCCTATGACTTGATTTCGATCTGGAATACCGGGCATCCGGGGAATATTTGCACTATCCATGCGTCCAGTGCGGAGGATGCACTGCACCGGCTAAACCGTTTGGCTCAGCAGGCACAGCCGCAGTTTGATTTTATGCCGGAAATACGGCGGATGGTGGGAATGGTGGTGCATTTGGCTGAAGATGTGCGGCATCCTGCCAAGCGACGGATAACAAAAATTATCTGA
- a CDS encoding RNA polymerase sigma factor yields MEPLNELLQRSGRGDAAAFRQLYDLASPRLFALCKRLLRDEAQAEDVLQEGFVKIWHHAGQFMPGKASAMTWMTTIVRNQALDKLRQAQSRPAVVDDVEYESLEFASLEPGPDALQQMGEDAQQLLQCLEHLKPEQRECILQAFYHGQTHEELAHTLGKPLGTVKAWIRRGLEQLRGCLQ; encoded by the coding sequence ATGGAACCACTGAACGAATTGCTTCAGCGCAGCGGGCGAGGTGATGCAGCCGCCTTCCGGCAGTTGTACGACCTTGCTTCCCCACGCCTGTTTGCCTTGTGCAAACGCTTGTTGCGGGATGAGGCGCAGGCGGAGGATGTCTTGCAGGAAGGCTTTGTAAAAATCTGGCATCATGCCGGGCAGTTTATGCCGGGCAAAGCCAGTGCCATGACCTGGATGACGACCATCGTGCGTAACCAGGCGCTGGATAAACTCCGGCAGGCGCAAAGCCGCCCGGCAGTGGTCGATGATGTGGAATACGAGTCGCTGGAATTTGCCTCGCTGGAACCGGGGCCGGACGCATTACAGCAGATGGGTGAAGATGCCCAGCAACTGTTGCAGTGTCTGGAACACCTGAAACCTGAACAGCGGGAATGTATTCTGCAAGCCTTCTATCACGGGCAAACCCATGAGGAGCTTGCCCATACCTTGGGAAAACCGTTAGGGACGGTAAAAGCATGGATACGTCGTGGACTGGAACAATTGAGGGGGTGTTTACAATGA
- a CDS encoding anti-sigma factor yields the protein MKRYQNPDIFEHLAMSYALGTLQGRARLRFEKLQAKHLYLRAVTDAYQQQFAPLAQMLPGEQPPARVWAAISRELKLGKQTTIQPAGWLARLQDYLPWSVAAFASVAASVMTVLLLTANSQPAAYMATMKSPEAAQMIVATVSRETMQVAFDMPANVLPAESGMTPTFWCIPKDKAMPLMRMGTLANHDGMKMPIDKKVWKELAGVGEFAISMEPMDKPPADKPMGKVVFSGELAAL from the coding sequence ATGAAGCGTTATCAAAACCCGGACATTTTTGAACACCTTGCCATGTCCTATGCGCTAGGCACATTGCAGGGCAGGGCACGCCTGCGGTTTGAGAAATTACAGGCAAAACACTTGTACCTGCGGGCAGTGACGGATGCCTACCAGCAACAGTTTGCCCCGCTGGCGCAGATGTTGCCGGGCGAACAGCCGCCTGCCAGGGTCTGGGCTGCCATCAGCCGGGAACTTAAGCTCGGCAAGCAGACTACAATCCAACCCGCAGGATGGCTGGCAAGGTTGCAGGATTACCTGCCTTGGTCGGTGGCGGCTTTTGCTTCCGTGGCGGCTTCGGTTATGACGGTGTTGCTACTGACAGCTAACAGCCAGCCCGCTGCCTATATGGCAACCATGAAATCCCCTGAAGCAGCTCAGATGATTGTCGCCACCGTCAGCCGCGAAACCATGCAGGTTGCCTTTGATATGCCTGCCAATGTGTTGCCAGCAGAAAGTGGCATGACCCCGACTTTTTGGTGTATCCCCAAAGACAAAGCTATGCCGCTGATGCGCATGGGGACGCTTGCCAATCATGACGGGATGAAAATGCCCATCGACAAAAAGGTATGGAAGGAATTGGCTGGCGTTGGCGAGTTTGCCATCAGCATGGAGCCAATGGACAAGCCACCCGCCGACAAGCCGATGGGAAAAGTTGTGTTCAGTGGTGAACTGGCGGCACTTTAA
- a CDS encoding universal stress protein, producing MERGIRIAAQVKEHNIDMLIMGSYTHSSLRSWLFGSKTNDLLGLSRIPVLLLR from the coding sequence GTGGAACGAGGCATCCGCATTGCCGCCCAAGTGAAAGAGCATAACATTGATATGCTGATCATGGGTTCGTATACGCATTCGTCGCTACGTAGCTGGTTGTTTGGTAGCAAGACCAATGATTTGTTGGGATTGTCACGTATCCCGGTCTTGCTACTCCGTTAA
- the nhaD gene encoding sodium:proton antiporter NhaD, whose product MENLDLTGTGFGITALILFVFAYALVIGEEYLHMRKSKSVMVVAGVIWVLVAIAYASIGQTDKVEEILDHNLLEYGKLFLFLLAAMTFINTLEERQVFAALRSKLVSKGFSLYGIFWTTGILAFFISPIADNLTTALLMAAVLVSVAADRPKFVAMGCVNIVVAANAGGAWSPFGDITTLMVWQAGWVKFTEFFALFLPSVLNWLVPAVIMSFFVEQGKPAARSDSATVKQGGFVVLGLFIATIAMAVIFHNSLHLPPVLGMMTGLGVLKLYGWHLKMTDRDPRNDIGEGSIGRFDIFSQLQRSEWDTLMFFYGVILCVGGLGAFGYLALVSELLYTDMGATWANVLVGILSALVDNIPVMFAVLTMQPEMSHGQWLLVTLTAGVGGSLLSIGSAAGVALMGQARGIYTFASHLKWTWAVALGYVVSIWAHLWINAAVM is encoded by the coding sequence ATGGAAAACCTAGATCTCACTGGCACAGGTTTCGGCATTACTGCGCTGATCCTGTTCGTATTCGCCTACGCACTGGTGATTGGCGAAGAATACCTGCACATGCGCAAATCCAAGTCCGTCATGGTCGTGGCTGGCGTTATTTGGGTATTGGTGGCAATCGCTTACGCAAGCATTGGGCAAACGGACAAGGTGGAGGAAATCCTCGACCATAACTTGTTGGAATACGGCAAGCTGTTCCTGTTCTTGCTGGCGGCAATGACCTTCATCAATACGCTGGAAGAACGACAGGTGTTTGCGGCGTTACGTTCAAAGCTGGTGTCGAAAGGCTTTTCGCTTTACGGCATTTTTTGGACGACGGGGATACTGGCGTTCTTCATTTCGCCGATAGCCGATAACCTGACCACCGCTTTGCTGATGGCAGCCGTATTGGTATCAGTAGCCGCCGACCGACCTAAATTTGTGGCGATGGGCTGTGTCAATATCGTGGTGGCAGCGAATGCAGGCGGGGCTTGGAGTCCGTTTGGTGATATTACTACCCTGATGGTCTGGCAAGCGGGTTGGGTTAAATTTACAGAGTTCTTCGCCTTGTTTCTCCCATCGGTGCTGAACTGGCTTGTGCCTGCTGTGATCATGTCGTTCTTTGTTGAACAAGGTAAACCGGCTGCCAGGAGTGACTCGGCAACGGTTAAGCAAGGTGGTTTTGTGGTGCTGGGGTTATTTATTGCCACCATTGCGATGGCGGTCATCTTCCACAACTCGCTGCATTTGCCGCCCGTGCTGGGCATGATGACGGGCTTAGGTGTGCTGAAATTATACGGTTGGCATTTGAAAATGACTGACCGCGACCCGCGTAATGATATTGGCGAGGGGAGCATTGGTCGGTTCGATATTTTCAGCCAGTTGCAGCGGTCGGAATGGGATACGCTGATGTTTTTCTATGGGGTCATTCTGTGCGTAGGTGGTTTGGGGGCATTCGGGTATTTGGCACTGGTTTCGGAACTGCTGTATACCGATATGGGCGCAACATGGGCAAATGTGCTGGTAGGCATCCTGTCCGCACTGGTGGATAATATTCCGGTGATGTTTGCGGTGCTGACCATGCAGCCAGAGATGTCGCACGGGCAATGGTTATTGGTGACGTTGACGGCTGGGGTCGGTGGGTCTTTGCTTTCCATTGGTTCGGCGGCGGGGGTTGCCTTGATGGGGCAAGCGCGGGGCATTTACACCTTTGCTTCGCACCTTAAGTGGACATGGGCAGTGGCGTTGGGTTATGTGGTGAGTATCTGGGCGCATTTATGGATTAATGCCGCCGTAATGTAG
- a CDS encoding calcium/sodium antiporter, with protein sequence MLLFSVAILVGLVLLAWSSERFVDGASSLARHWGIPPLVVGIVVVGFGTSAPEMLVSLTAAMQGNPGIALGNAVGSNITNIALVLGVTALLMPLSVHSRVVKRELPLVLLAGLFSWVLLRDGSLSQWDGILLVSTLVGLLGWMVHTARAAVTAGDDTLLQEIAAEMPATLSQKYAILWTVLGLLVLILSSRLLVWGATGIAQAFGVSDLIIGLTIVAIGTSLPELAASIASVRKGESDMAVGNIVGSNLFNNLAVIGLPALLSPIAVPDDFLSRDLPIMLGLTVLLLLFNFTPPKRNVIARPEGAVLLLAFIAYQILLYTQST encoded by the coding sequence ATGTTGTTATTTAGCGTTGCCATTTTAGTGGGTTTGGTATTACTGGCATGGAGTTCCGAGCGTTTTGTGGACGGGGCTTCCAGCCTCGCCCGTCACTGGGGCATCCCCCCCTTGGTGGTGGGAATAGTAGTGGTGGGGTTTGGCACCTCTGCCCCAGAAATGCTGGTGTCACTGACCGCAGCAATGCAAGGCAACCCCGGCATTGCCTTGGGGAATGCGGTTGGCTCCAATATCACCAATATTGCGTTGGTTCTGGGCGTGACTGCCCTATTGATGCCCTTGAGCGTGCATTCACGCGTGGTCAAGCGCGAATTACCACTGGTATTGCTGGCGGGGTTATTCTCTTGGGTATTGTTGCGTGACGGCAGCTTGTCGCAATGGGATGGCATTCTGCTCGTCAGTACCTTGGTGGGGTTATTGGGGTGGATGGTTCACACCGCACGGGCAGCAGTCACAGCCGGGGATGACACCTTGTTACAGGAAATTGCTGCTGAAATGCCCGCTACACTGTCACAAAAATACGCCATTTTATGGACAGTGCTTGGTTTGCTTGTCTTGATCCTCAGTTCGCGCTTGCTGGTGTGGGGTGCTACTGGCATCGCCCAAGCCTTCGGTGTGAGTGATTTGATCATCGGCTTAACCATCGTTGCCATCGGCACTAGCTTACCCGAACTGGCAGCTTCTATTGCCAGCGTGCGCAAGGGCGAATCGGATATGGCAGTAGGCAATATCGTCGGCTCCAACCTGTTTAATAATTTAGCGGTTATCGGCTTGCCTGCGCTGTTAAGCCCCATCGCCGTGCCGGATGATTTCCTCAGCCGTGACCTGCCCATCATGCTGGGGTTGACGGTATTGTTGTTGCTGTTTAATTTCACACCGCCCAAACGCAATGTCATTGCCCGACCGGAAGGGGCTGTGTTGCTGCTGGCCTTTATTGCCTATCAAATACTGCTCTATACTCAATCTACTTAA
- a CDS encoding MBL fold metallo-hydrolase RNA specificity domain-containing protein, with translation MELQILGAANEVTGSCHLLKVGEYRILLDCGLIQGSRQEEARNSAPFPFDPKTLDAVILSHAHIDHSGRLPLLVKQGFRGDIYTHKATADLCRIMLRDAAYLNEKDARLENRKRERKGLKRVEPLYTVQEAEAVFAHFQPLDYAERVEILPRVAVRLSDAGHILGSAIVELWLHSDKQDRKLVFSGDLGRSGMPVLEDPAMIKHADMVLMESTYGDRLHRRWEDTLAEMASLLQAVTAKQGNILIPAFSVGRTQEILYLFAKYYDEWGLSRWHIFLDSPMAIEATEVYARNCELFDDESSQLWREHRITPMLPNLRFTPTPEESMRINQIHSGAIIIAGSGMCNGGRIRHHLKHNAWRRDCHILISGFQARGTLGRALVDGAKHIRLWGETIRVAAQVHTIGGLSAHADQAGLSHWYAQFEHRPPVVLVHGEPTAKAALAAHLRHSLSAPVHLPTYGETLCL, from the coding sequence ATCGAACTACAAATATTGGGTGCAGCGAATGAAGTCACCGGCTCGTGCCACCTGTTGAAGGTCGGCGAATACCGCATCTTGCTGGATTGCGGGCTGATACAAGGTTCGCGGCAGGAGGAGGCGCGAAACAGTGCGCCATTCCCGTTTGACCCCAAGACCCTTGATGCTGTCATCCTCAGCCATGCCCATATCGACCATTCTGGGCGGCTGCCCTTGCTGGTCAAACAAGGGTTTCGGGGCGACATTTACACCCACAAAGCCACCGCTGATTTATGCCGCATCATGCTACGGGATGCCGCCTACCTGAATGAAAAAGATGCACGGCTGGAAAACCGCAAGCGTGAACGCAAGGGCTTGAAGCGCGTCGAACCGCTCTACACCGTGCAAGAGGCCGAAGCCGTGTTTGCGCATTTCCAACCACTGGATTACGCCGAACGGGTGGAAATATTGCCACGGGTGGCGGTCAGGCTCAGCGATGCAGGGCATATCCTCGGTTCAGCCATCGTCGAACTATGGCTACACAGCGACAAGCAAGACCGTAAATTGGTGTTCAGCGGCGACTTGGGGCGTTCAGGAATGCCAGTGCTGGAAGACCCCGCCATGATCAAACACGCCGACATGGTATTGATGGAAAGCACCTACGGCGACCGCTTGCACCGCCGTTGGGAAGACACCCTCGCCGAGATGGCAAGCCTGCTGCAAGCCGTGACCGCCAAACAGGGCAACATCCTGATCCCCGCCTTTTCGGTAGGGCGTACCCAAGAAATCCTCTACCTGTTTGCCAAATACTATGACGAATGGGGGCTGTCACGCTGGCACATTTTTCTGGATAGCCCGATGGCGATTGAAGCCACCGAGGTGTATGCCCGCAACTGTGAACTGTTCGATGACGAATCGTCGCAATTATGGCGCGAACACCGCATCACCCCCATGCTGCCCAACTTGCGCTTCACGCCTACCCCCGAAGAGTCGATGCGCATCAACCAGATACACAGCGGGGCAATCATCATTGCAGGCAGTGGCATGTGTAACGGCGGGCGCATCCGCCATCACCTCAAGCACAATGCGTGGCGGCGGGATTGCCATATCCTCATTTCCGGTTTTCAGGCTCGCGGCACTTTAGGCAGGGCATTGGTAGATGGCGCAAAACACATCCGCCTCTGGGGGGAAACCATCCGGGTGGCAGCACAGGTACACACCATTGGCGGGCTGTCTGCCCATGCGGATCAGGCAGGGCTAAGCCACTGGTACGCCCAGTTTGAACATCGCCCGCCGGTCGTGTTGGTACACGGCGAACCCACCGCGAAAGCAGCGCTCGCGGCACATTTACGCCACAGCCTATCCGCCCCCGTACACCTCCCGACCTACGGTGAAACCCTGTGCCTGTAA